A DNA window from Gigantopelta aegis isolate Gae_Host chromosome 4, Gae_host_genome, whole genome shotgun sequence contains the following coding sequences:
- the LOC121371200 gene encoding zinc finger protein 429-like produces MLTRNAKRLWSLSAVKIIKTYECDVCQKHTQRITTLSLASAAMRDLAGCKEWEHFQCKRCQRSFSQKPSLHVHRRKHSKSKPYICTQCNKRFITRSGLELHRNASHQVCASKKKIEKQNMDDSGLNDVKAFPASTCLKQLIKMAISQQETGSIKQELSVPKIPSRHSKIKDSNSPKSKGTYSLLNATSLLPIKGSLVLASAPGNPGVQDEDVKGTMVDNCTSPKKVINYLVNVDMDGKSRPILVTSGSSGKESITGSSGLPCDVKSDITSLTFDCVDCSESFDSFKLLCNHRKMHTKKRPIRAVCPWAHCGKKLTSQTRLNSHLKRHNGETFYLCDRCGKNFTDCVFYHKHKGVCLQRFKTYDCTRCGKALSGYSALQKHTLMHKGEKPSQCEICGARFNNNSHLTRHKRIHIRKGEMSAPEADSKTSTMTMQSVSDMQNDVLLEDYTDYTTPVQIGNEEVVAYCIEEQKKRVAFEQQAEVLRATANVSKEMQ; encoded by the coding sequence ATGTTGACAAGAAATGCTAAGCGTCTGTGGTCCTTGTCagctgtcaaaattatcaagaCCTATGAGTGTGATGTGTGCCAAAAGCACACACAGAGAATCACAACTCTGAGCTTAGCGAGTGCTGCCATGCGGGATCTGGCTGGTTGTAAGGAATGGGAACATTTTCAATGTAAGAGATGCCAAAGATCCTTTAGTCAAAAACCCAGTCTTCATGTTCATAGGAGAAAACATTCAAAATCGAAACCCTACATATGCACCCAGTGTAATAAAAGATTTATCACACGGTCCGGCTTAGAATTGCATAGAAATGCATCTCACCAAGTGTGCGCTAgtaaaaagaaaattgaaaaacaaaatatggatGACAGTGGACTAAATGATGTTAAGGCCTTTCCAGCTTCTACATGTTTGAAACAGTTGATAAAAATGGCAATATCTCAACAAGAGACTGGTAGCATCAAACAGGAATTGTCCGTACCAAAGATTCCAAGTAGACATTCAAAAATAAAAGACTCTAATTCACCTAAATCCAAAGGAACATATAGTCTTCTGAACGCTACCAGTCTCCTACCAATTAAAGGCAGTCTTGTTCTGGCTAGTGCACCCGGAAATCCAGGTGTACAGGATGAAGATGTAAAGGGTACTATGGTTGATAATTGTACATCTCCGAAGaaagttattaattatttagtcAACGTAGACATGGATGGCAAGTCAAGACCTATTCTGGTCACATCAGGAAGCAGTGGTAAAGAAAGCATTACAGGATCATCCGGTTTACCTTGTGATGTGAAGTCTGACATCACATCCCTTACCTTCGACTGTGTAGACTGTTCAGAATCATTTGACAGCTTCAAACTGTTATGCAATCATAGGAAGATGCATACAAAGAAGCGCCCAATCAGGGCTGTTTGTCCATGGGCTCACTGTGGCAAGAAACTGACGAGTCAGACCAGACTTAACTCGCATCTGAAAAGGCACAATGGAGAAACATTTTACCTCTGTGACAGGTGTGGCAAGAACTTCACCGACTGTGTCTTTTATCATAAACACAAGGGTGTGTGTCTGCAGCGATTTAAAACTTACGATTGCACTCGGTGTGGAAAGGCGTTGAGTGGATATTCTGCATTACAGAAGCACACGCTGATGCACAAGGGAGAAAAACCATCCCAGTGTGAGATCTGTGGTGCGCGATTTAACAATAATTCACATCTGACGCGCCATAAGCGTATTCACATCAGAAAAGGAGAAATGTCAGCCCCTGAAGCTGATTCTAAGACATCAACCATGACAATGCAGTCCGTATCAGACATGCAGAATGACGTGCTACTCGAAGATTACACCGATTATACAACACCTGTTCAAATTGGGAATGAAGAGGTGGTGGCATACTGTATAGAGGAGCAAAAGAAACGCGTGGCATTTGAACAGCAGGCTGAAGTGTTGCGTGCAACAGCAAATGTGTCTAAGGAAATGCAGTAG
- the LOC121372307 gene encoding zinc finger protein 569-like — protein sequence MLTRNAKRRWSLSAVKIIKTYECDVCQKHTQRITTLSLASAAMRDLAGCKEWEHFKCKRCQRSFSQKPSLHVHRRKHSKSKPYICTQCNKRFITRSGLELHRNASHQVCASKKKIEKQNTDDTRLNNVDEFPASACLKQLIQMAISQQDASSIKKELSVPKIPAPKIPELKVPSSHSKTKDSNSPKSKRSYSLLNATSMLPIKGSLVLASAPEDPQVTTKKQGVTFTVADHSTSSSDIINYLVNIDMDGKSKPVLVTSGNIGKESSIIGSSGLPCDVKSGSTSLAFDCVDCSESFDSFKLLTNHRKLHVRKWPIRAVCPWRHCGKKLTSLKRLDSHMKRHNGETNYLCDRCGKHFTDCVFYHRHKIVCLQRFRTYDCNICGKVLSGYSALQNHIRTHKGEKPNQCEICGVRFNNISHLTRHKRIHIRKGEMSAPGADSKTSAITMQSVSDMQNDVLLEDYTNYTTPVQIGNEEVVAYCMEEQKKRVAFEQQAEVLRATANVCKEMQ from the coding sequence ATGTTGACAAGAAATGCAAAGCGCCGATGGTCCTTATCagctgtcaaaattatcaagaCCTATGAGTGTGATGTGTGCCAAAAGCACACACAGAGAATCACGACTCTGAGCTTAGCGAGTGCTGCCATGCGGGATCTGGCTGGTTGTAAGGAATGGGAACATTTTAAGTGTAAGAGGTGCCAAAGATCCTTTAGTCAAAAACCCAGTCTTCATGTTCATAGGAGGAAGCATTCAAAATCGAAACCCTACATATGCACCCAGTGTAATAAAAGATTTATCACACGGTCCGGCTTAGAATTGCATAGAAATGCATCTCACCAAGTGTGCGCTAGTAAAAAGaagattgaaaaacaaaatacggATGACACTAGACTAAACAATGTTGATGAATTTCCAGCTTCTGCGTGTTTGAAACAGTTGATACAAATGGCAATAAGTCAGCAAGATGCCAGTAGCATTAAAAAGGAATTGTCTGTACCAAAGATTCCAGCACCAAAGATTCCAGAACTAAAGGTTCCATCTAgtcattcaaaaacaaaagactCTAATTCACCTAAATCCAAAAGATCATATAGTCTTCTGAACGCTACCAGTATGTTACCAATTAAAGGCAGTCTTGTTCTGGCTAGTGCACCAGAAGATCCACAAGTAACTACTAAAAAGCAAGGTGTAACATTTACTGTGGCTGACCATTCTACATCATCTTCagacattattaattatttggtTAACATAGACATGGATGGCAAGTCGAAACCTGTTCTGGTCACATCGGGAAACATTGGTAAAGAAAGCAGCATTATAGGTTCGTCCGGTTTACCCTGTGATGTGAAGTCAGGCAGCACATCTCTTGCCTTCGACTGTGTAGACTGTTCAGAATCATTTGACAGCTTCAAACTGTTGACCAATCATAGGAAGCTGCATGTCAGGAAATGGCCAATCAGGGCTGTGTGTCCATGGCGTCACTGTGGCAAAAAGTTGACAAGTCTAAAAAGACTTGATTCACATATGAAAAGGCACAATGGAGAAACCAATTACCTTTGTGACAGATGTGGCAAGCACTTCACTGACTGCGTGTTTTATCATAGACACAAGATAGTGTGTCTACAACGATTTAGAACATACGATTGCAACATATGTGGAAAGGTGTTGAGTGGATATTCTGCATTACAGAATCACATACGGACGCACAAGGGAGAAAAACCAAACCAGTGCGAGATTTGTGGTGTGCgatttaacaatatttcacatctgACGCGCCATAAGCGCATTCACATCAGAAAAGGAGAAATGTCTGCCCCTGGAGCTGATTCTAAGACATCAGCCATAACAATGCAGTCCGTATCGGACATGCAGAATGACGTGTTACTCGAAGATTACACCAATTATACCACACCCGTTCAAATTGGGAATGAAGAGGTGGTGGCATACTGTATGGAGGAGCAAAAGAAACGCGTGGCATTTGAACAGCAGGCTGAAGTGTTGCGTGCAACAGCAAATGTGTGTAAGGAAATGCAGTAG